In a single window of the Montipora capricornis isolate CH-2021 chromosome 11, ASM3666992v2, whole genome shotgun sequence genome:
- the LOC138024378 gene encoding tetratricopeptide repeat protein 28-like produces MEDKKINVFEQHIQELQVAKKEGNRKGEGIAYLNLGNYYYGLAYFEQAKRDYTEALRIFKGIGFSAREGKACGNLGKTYHSLGNFKKARKYLKQQLSIAKKVGDRAWEGGANGNLGIAYRSLGNFKEAIKYHEQHLSIAKEVGDRAGEGKAYCNLGNAYHSLGNFKEAIKYHEQHLSIAIEVGDRAGEGNANGNLGNAYRNLSNFKRAIVYQEQHLSIAKEVGDRAGEGKANGSLGNAYLNLGNIKRAIAYYEQHLSIAKEVGDRAGEGAANGNLANAYRSLGNIKRAIVYSEQHLSIAIEVGDRAGEGKANGNFGIAYHNLGNFKRAIEYYEQHLSIAKEVGDRDGEGRANGNLGIVYHSLGIFKLAIEYHEQHLSIAKEVGDRAGEGGANGNLGTVYHSLGIFKLAIEYHKQHLSIAKEVGDRNGEGTANNNLGNAYCSLGNFKRAIEYYEQVLSIAKEIGDRAAERNAIGNLAITYGGMGEHENARLLNEEHLTICKETEDPVGKGTSCYWLGRVHENLGSLCKALNFYRQSIKHFDETRRLLQSEDAWKISFRDRKQFAYTALWVELLKNGEVDEALFAAEQGRAQALTDILKMQFGVDEEPSSAIARTETISAVMKYLPLQTVFIALAGNSISFWLLRRGSAINYRQKEIENGSADSLIKTTLKQIGAGAVVRCENRSIHRHRSHFSCSGEAVEESFQSFSVSDDPLQSLYDFLISPIADLLQGEDLIFVPDGPFCLAPYSALSDSVRIRTVPSLSALKLITSAPNVFNSKSEALLVGDPCLKEITWGIGGPVSKQLPCAKKEVEMIGKLLQTAPLTGKNATKAEVLKRMKSVALIHIAAHGDDEFGEIVLAPNPDRTSQIPKEEDYMLTMSDVQAVRLQAKLVVLSCCHSGQGEVKSEGVVGIARAFLCAGARSVLVSLWAIDDEATLLFMKSFYQHLADRKSASLALHHAMKSLRETKEYSAIKYWAPFVLIGDDVSFEFGLQKFEKNEMASKT; encoded by the exons ATGGAAGACAAAAAGATCAACGTTTTTGAGCAGCATATACAAGAGCTTCAAGTTGCCAAAAAAGAGGGAAACAGAAAAGGGGAGGGTATTGCATATTTGAATTTAggcaattattattatggcttggcttattttgaacaggctaagagggattacacagaagcattaagGATTTTTAAAGGAATAGGTTTCAGTGCTAGAGAGGGAAAAGCctgtggcaatctcggcaaaacttatcacagtctgggcaattttaaaaaggccagAAAGTACCTCAAGCAACAACTAAGTATTGCAAaaaaagtaggggatagggcctgGGAGGGAGgcgccaatggtaatctcggcatcgcttatcGCAGTCTGGGCAActttaaggaagccataaagtatcacgaacaacatcttagcattgcaaaagaagtaggggatagggccggggagggcaaagcctattgcaatctcggcaacgcttatcacagtctgggcaattttaaggaagccataaagtatcacgaacaacatcttagcattgcaataGAAGTAGgagatagggccggggagggaaacgccaatggtaatctcggcaacgcttatcgcaATCTGAGCAATTTCAAGCGAGCCATAGTGTATCaggaacaacatcttagcattgcaaaagaagtaggggatagggccggggagggcaaagCCAATGGTagtctcggcaatgcttatctcAATCTGGGCAATATCAAGCGAGCCATAGCGTATTACGAACAACATctcagcattgcaaaagaagtaggggatagggccggggagggcgcggccaatggtaatctcgccAACGCTTATCGCAGTCTGGGCAATATCAAGCGAGCCATAGTGTATTCCGAACAACATCTCAGCATTGCAatagaagtaggggatagggccggggagggcaaagCCAATGGTAATTTCGGCATTGCTTATCACAATTTGGGCAATTtcaagcgagccatagagtattacgaacaacatcttagcattgcaaaggaagtaggggatagggacGGGGAGGGaagggccaatggtaatctcggcatcgtttatcacagtctgggcattTTTAAGctagccatagagtatcacgaacaacatcttagcattgcaaaagaagtaggggatagggccggggagggaggggccaatggtaatctcggcaccgtttatcacagtctgggcattTTTAAGctagccatagagtatcacaaacaacatcttagcattgcaaaagaagtaggggataggaaCGGCGAGGGAACGGCGAATaataatctcggcaacgcttattgcagtctgggcaattttaagcgagccatagagtattacgaacaaGTTCTTAGCATTGCCAAAGaaataggggatagggccgCGGAGAGAAATGCCATTGGTAATCTCGCCATCACTTATGGCGGAATGGGTGAGCATGAAAATGCTCGTCTGCTTAACGAAGAACATCTTACTATTTGCAAGGAAACGGAGGATCCAGTAGGAAAGGGAACCAGTTGCTATTGGCTTGGTCGTGTTCATGAAAATTTAGGCTCGTTGTGCAAAGCCCTTAATTTTTATCGTCAAAGCATAAAACACTTCGATGAAACAAGGCGTCTTCTTCAATCAgaagatgcatggaaaataagtttTCGTGATAGAAAACAGTTTGCGTACACAGCTCTGTGGGTAGaacttttgaagaatggagaggttgatgaggcTTTGTTTGCTGCTGAACAAGGACGGGCACAGGCCTTGACAGACATTTTGAAGATGCAATTTGGCGTTGACGAAGAACCTTCCTCGGCAATTGCGAGGACGGAAACTATCTCGGCTGTTATGAAATATTTGCCTTTACAAACAGTTTTCATAGCACTTGCGGGGAACAGTATCAGTTTTTGGCTTCTGAGAAGAGGAAGCGCAATAAACTATAGGCaaaaggaaatcgaaaatgGAAGTGCTGACTCACTTATAAAGACTACTTTGAAGCAGATTGGCGCGGGGGCTGTTGTCCGATGCGAGAATCGCTCGATACACAGGCATCGCAGCCACTTCTCTTGTAGTGGAGAAGCTGTTGAGGAATCCTTTCAGTCTTTTAGCGTGTCCGACGACCCTTTGCAGTCCTTGTATGATTTCTTAATCAGTCCCATTGCAGACTTGCTCCAAGGTGAGGACTTgatctttgttcctgatggaccattttgcttggctccttattctgcattgagtgactctGTTAGGATCCGTACTGTTCCCTCATTGTCCGCTTTGAAACTGATCACAAGTGCACCTAATGTTTTCAACAGTAAGAGTGAAGCGCTACTTGTGGGCGATCCGTGCTTGAAGGAAATCACTTGGGGCATCGGTGGACCCGTGTCTAAACAGTTGCCGTGTGCGAAAAAAGAGGTGGAGATGATTGGAAAACTTCTGCAGACCGCGCCTCTCACTGGCAAAAATGCAACGAAAGCTGAGGTcttgaaaagaatgaagtcagtagctttaatccacattgctgctCATGGAGATGATGAATTTGGAGAAATCGTtttggccccaaatcccgaCCGCACATCACAGATCCCTAAggaggaagattacatgttaacGATGAGCGATGTTCAAGCAGTTCGTCTTCAGGCAAAGCTGGTTGTGctgagttgctgtcatagtggtCAGGGAGAAGTAAAATCTGAGGGTGTGGTGGGAATAGCCagagctttcctgtgtgctggtgcccggtctgttctggtgtcactctgggcaattgatgaTGAGGCGACCTTGCTGTTCATGAAGAGTTTTTACCAACACTTGGCAGAcagaaaaagtgcaagtttagctcttcaccatgcaatgaaatctcttcgggagACAAAGGAGTATTCCGCCATtaaatactgggcgccatttgttctaattggcgatgatgtctcGTTTGAATTTGGGCTacaaaaattcgaaaagaatg AAATGGCGTCCAAAACTTGA